Proteins encoded together in one Thermoanaerobaculia bacterium window:
- a CDS encoding pitrilysin family protein codes for MKPFTLAAVLLWGAAAAGAPAPARPTPHPKAAAAAEKAFPFRIDRKILANGLHLYAVHYDSPGLIAYYTVARTGSRNEVEPGHTGFAHFFEHMMFRGTEKYPADRYNEIVKEIGADSNAFTSDDLTVYHLLAGKESLPTIVDIEADRFQHLQYTDAAFQKESRAILGEYNKGASNPFQPLDEKLRDLAFSSHTYKHTTIGFLKDVEDMPNQYDYSRQFFDRYYRPDNVQVIVAGDVDSAKFFALAEKAYGGWKKGPARPAVPAEPPQKKEERGVVQWKSASLPVVFMGYHTPAFSTTSKDGPALDVLSELLFSDRAPLHKRLVLDEQKVDDLEGGAENHRDPFLFEVVARVKQEKDVPAVEKDIENEIAKIAANPPDAKTVAETVSHLRYAFARGLNTADRVAVTAAYSVALSGRPDAFNDYYALFGTITPKDVSEAARKYFAASNRTVVLLQPPKENASEKGESK; via the coding sequence ATGAAGCCCTTCACCCTCGCGGCCGTCCTGCTGTGGGGCGCCGCCGCCGCCGGAGCGCCCGCTCCCGCCCGGCCCACGCCGCACCCGAAGGCGGCGGCCGCCGCCGAAAAGGCTTTCCCGTTCCGGATCGACCGGAAGATTCTCGCCAACGGCCTGCACCTCTACGCCGTCCATTACGACTCGCCGGGGCTCATCGCCTACTACACGGTCGCGCGGACGGGCTCGCGCAACGAGGTCGAGCCGGGGCACACCGGCTTCGCCCATTTCTTCGAGCACATGATGTTCCGGGGAACCGAGAAGTATCCGGCGGACCGATACAACGAGATCGTCAAGGAGATCGGCGCCGATTCGAACGCATTCACGTCCGACGACCTCACCGTCTACCACCTGCTCGCCGGGAAGGAGTCGCTCCCGACGATCGTCGACATCGAGGCGGACCGCTTCCAGCACCTGCAGTACACCGACGCCGCCTTCCAGAAAGAGTCGCGGGCAATCCTCGGCGAATACAACAAGGGGGCGTCGAACCCGTTCCAGCCCCTCGACGAGAAGCTCCGCGACCTCGCGTTCTCGAGCCACACCTACAAGCACACGACGATCGGGTTCCTCAAGGACGTCGAAGACATGCCGAACCAGTACGACTATTCGAGGCAGTTCTTCGACCGGTACTACCGTCCCGACAACGTCCAGGTGATCGTCGCCGGCGACGTCGATTCGGCGAAATTCTTCGCGCTCGCCGAGAAGGCGTACGGCGGATGGAAGAAGGGACCGGCGCGGCCGGCCGTCCCCGCCGAGCCGCCCCAGAAGAAGGAGGAGCGCGGGGTCGTGCAGTGGAAATCGGCCTCGCTCCCGGTCGTCTTCATGGGGTACCACACGCCGGCGTTCTCGACGACGTCGAAGGACGGCCCGGCGCTCGACGTGCTTTCCGAGCTCCTCTTCTCCGACCGCGCGCCGCTCCACAAACGGCTCGTCCTCGACGAGCAGAAAGTCGACGATCTCGAGGGAGGCGCGGAGAACCACCGCGACCCGTTCCTGTTCGAGGTGGTCGCCCGCGTCAAGCAGGAGAAGGACGTGCCGGCAGTCGAGAAGGACATCGAGAACGAGATCGCGAAGATCGCGGCGAACCCGCCCGACGCGAAGACCGTCGCCGAGACCGTCTCGCACCTGCGGTACGCGTTCGCCCGCGGCCTGAACACGGCGGACCGCGTCGCGGTGACCGCCGCCTACTCGGTCGCGCTCTCCGGCCGCCCCGACGCGTTCAACGACTACTACGCGCTGTTCGGAACGATCACTCCGAAGGACGTCTCCGAGGCCGCACGGAAGTACTTCGCGGCCTCGAACCGCACGGTCGTGCTGCTCCAGCCGCCGAAGGAGAACGCTTCCGAGAAAGGAGAATCGAAGTGA